In Thiospirochaeta perfilievii, a single window of DNA contains:
- a CDS encoding lipid II:glycine glycyltransferase FemX yields the protein MFTITRYKREELGEQQALFSGSNFMQTLEWADLKALYGFKPNIFVIDNNGVKEGLIVLLRTIFKGLSLAYIPHGPSNKLCNEYGLHRISKVLKHYMPKGTLFIRYDLLLDKNSNNEETLKGLSKSPVTIQVPDTTILDITSDEDVILSAMHKKTRYNIKLAAKKGVVIREVPISELDRWYNMYEVTAKRDSIAIHSKEYYKSVYDKTNMKLLFAEHDGELLAGIFLLIQNDIATYLYGASSNSKRNLMPSYLLQWEAIKLAKELGAKSYDFFGIPPTDDKNHPMFGLYRFKVGFSGQIINRVGCYDYYLSPIAPIFTLIERLRSFYYKRLRKI from the coding sequence TTGTTTACTATAACCAGATATAAAAGAGAGGAGCTTGGGGAACAACAAGCTCTTTTTTCCGGTTCTAACTTTATGCAAACTCTAGAATGGGCTGATCTAAAGGCTTTGTATGGTTTTAAACCTAATATTTTTGTAATAGATAATAATGGTGTAAAAGAGGGCCTTATTGTTCTACTTAGAACAATTTTTAAGGGCTTGTCCCTTGCTTATATACCCCATGGACCATCTAACAAACTCTGTAATGAGTACGGATTACATCGTATATCTAAGGTTTTAAAACACTATATGCCTAAGGGAACTCTTTTTATTAGGTACGACCTTTTATTGGATAAAAACAGTAATAATGAAGAAACACTAAAAGGTCTTTCAAAATCACCAGTTACAATACAGGTCCCAGATACTACTATTCTAGATATAACAAGTGATGAAGATGTTATTCTTTCCGCTATGCATAAAAAGACCCGTTACAATATAAAGCTTGCAGCAAAAAAAGGTGTTGTTATTAGAGAAGTTCCAATTAGTGAACTTGACAGATGGTATAATATGTATGAGGTAACAGCAAAAAGAGACTCTATAGCTATACATTCAAAGGAGTATTATAAGTCTGTTTATGATAAAACAAATATGAAACTTCTATTTGCAGAACACGATGGAGAGCTATTAGCAGGTATCTTTTTATTAATTCAGAATGATATAGCGACGTATCTATATGGGGCATCTTCGAATAGTAAAAGAAACCTGATGCCATCTTATCTTCTACAGTGGGAGGCTATAAAGTTAGCCAAAGAACTGGGTGCTAAATCCTATGATTTTTTTGGTATACCTCCAACAGATGACAAAAATCACCCTATGTTTGGTCTTTACAGGTTTAAAGTAGGTTTCTCAGGACAGATTATTAATAGGGTAGGTTGTTATGACTACTATCTCTCCCCTATAGCTCCTATTTTTACACTAATAGAACGCTTAAGAAGTTTTTATTATAAAAGATTAAGAAAGATATAA
- the pgmB gene encoding beta-phosphoglucomutase has product MKAVIFDLDGVIVDTAKYHYLAWSNLANELGFTFTEQDNELLKGVSRVRSLEILLEIGNITLSQEDFDKYAAKKNDEYVKLISELTPEDILPGVKDFITRLKKSGYLISLGSASKNAVFILKHLELTPYFDSIVDGTHVSKAKPDPEVFLTAAKNLGIDPKECVVFEDAVAGVEAGKNASMRVIGVGEADVLSNADHVISTFENLSLDVLEA; this is encoded by the coding sequence ATGAAAGCAGTAATTTTTGATTTAGATGGAGTAATAGTTGATACGGCTAAGTATCACTATCTTGCATGGAGTAACTTAGCAAATGAGTTGGGTTTTACTTTTACAGAACAGGATAATGAACTTTTAAAGGGTGTTTCCAGGGTTAGGTCATTAGAAATTTTATTGGAAATTGGGAATATAACCCTTTCTCAGGAAGATTTTGATAAGTATGCTGCAAAAAAGAATGATGAATATGTGAAACTTATTAGCGAACTAACTCCAGAGGATATACTCCCAGGGGTAAAGGATTTCATAACTAGATTAAAAAAGAGTGGTTACTTAATTTCCCTTGGTTCCGCTAGTAAAAATGCAGTTTTTATATTAAAGCACCTAGAGTTAACACCATATTTTGATTCTATAGTAGATGGTACCCATGTAAGTAAGGCAAAACCAGATCCAGAAGTATTTTTAACAGCGGCTAAAAACCTTGGGATTGATCCTAAGGAGTGTGTTGTATTTGAAGATGCAGTAGCAGGTGTTGAAGCTGGGAAAAACGCTTCCATGAGGGTTATCGGTGTTGGAGAGGCAGACGTACTCTCTAATGCTGACCATGTTATATCAACTTTCGAAAATTTATCTTTAGATGTCTTGGAGGCCTAA
- a CDS encoding family 65 glycosyl hydrolase domain-containing protein: protein MEKYLIEQPWKIVEEGFDKTKNRFSESIFSLGNGFMGLRGNFEENYSGDKMNGTYLAGVYYPDKTRVGWWKNGYPEYFAKVLNSTNWLGIEIKVDGDTLDLNDCEIKEFKRELDMKCGILYRTFIVVMPNKKEIKVNASRFVSMERNELGVISYEISILNGDGKVTVTPYLDGNVHNEDSNYDEYFWVHEGENSINDRSFVNLKTKKTEFYTNTGMSFHIYMDDSPLELPRENNQKGGFISQTVESEVKQNQSLKVVKYVSCVTSRDHEITDLTKVSNKNLEEAEKSGYTILENEHKNRWEHIWETSDVQIEGSESAQQAIRFNIFNMMQTYTGVDSRLNIGPKGFTGEKYGGSTYWDTEAYCIPFYLSTSAEDISKNLLIYRYKQLDKAIENAEKLGFTGGAALFPMVTMNGEECHNEWEITFEEIHRNGAILYGIYTYIQKTMDKDYLAQYGLEVLIAVSRFWAQRVNYSNEKKQYVMLGVTGPNEYENNVNNNWYTNKIAQWSLKYTLESIKWVKNNHKNRYQEIISKINFTSDEVKKFTEVANNMYFPEKDGIFLQQDGFLDKDIVNVDDLKPEDRPINQNWSWDRILRSSCIKQADVLQGMYFFEDQFTTEEHLKNFKFYEPLTVHESSLSPCVHGILASKLGLADKAYEMYLRTARLDLDNYNNDTEDGCHITSMAGTWMSIVHGFGGLRYKEGEMFLSPTIPNAWDSYNFKIIDKNSPISVHVNKKHVTIDAELERDIFINNKKYTIGPKEVLKVNL, encoded by the coding sequence ATGGAAAAATATTTAATAGAACAACCATGGAAAATTGTAGAAGAGGGTTTTGATAAAACTAAAAATAGGTTCTCTGAGAGTATATTTAGTTTAGGAAATGGTTTTATGGGGTTACGGGGTAATTTTGAAGAGAATTACTCAGGTGATAAAATGAATGGAACCTATCTTGCAGGAGTCTATTACCCAGATAAAACAAGGGTTGGTTGGTGGAAAAACGGCTACCCGGAGTATTTTGCTAAGGTTTTAAACTCTACAAACTGGCTCGGTATAGAGATTAAGGTTGATGGTGATACTCTAGATTTAAATGACTGCGAAATAAAAGAGTTTAAACGTGAACTAGATATGAAATGTGGAATTTTATATAGAACATTTATTGTTGTTATGCCTAATAAAAAAGAGATAAAAGTAAATGCCTCACGTTTTGTAAGCATGGAACGAAATGAATTAGGTGTAATAAGCTATGAAATATCTATATTAAATGGGGATGGAAAAGTTACAGTAACTCCTTATCTTGATGGGAATGTACATAATGAAGATTCGAACTACGACGAATACTTCTGGGTACATGAGGGTGAAAACAGTATAAATGATAGATCATTTGTTAACCTTAAAACTAAAAAAACAGAGTTTTATACAAATACAGGAATGAGTTTCCATATTTATATGGATGATTCTCCTTTAGAACTACCTAGAGAGAATAATCAGAAAGGTGGATTTATATCCCAAACAGTAGAGAGTGAAGTAAAACAGAACCAGAGTTTAAAAGTTGTAAAATATGTATCATGCGTAACTTCAAGGGACCATGAAATAACTGACTTAACTAAGGTATCAAATAAAAACTTAGAAGAAGCTGAGAAGAGTGGTTATACAATTCTAGAAAACGAACATAAAAACAGATGGGAACATATTTGGGAAACATCTGATGTTCAAATCGAGGGTTCAGAATCAGCTCAGCAGGCAATTAGATTTAATATATTCAATATGATGCAAACCTATACAGGGGTTGATAGCAGGCTTAACATAGGACCTAAGGGGTTTACTGGAGAGAAGTATGGTGGAAGTACCTATTGGGATACAGAAGCCTATTGTATTCCCTTTTATTTAAGTACATCTGCTGAGGATATATCAAAAAATCTTCTAATTTACAGATATAAACAGTTAGATAAGGCTATTGAAAACGCTGAGAAACTTGGGTTTACAGGTGGAGCAGCTCTTTTCCCAATGGTTACAATGAACGGAGAAGAGTGTCATAATGAGTGGGAGATAACCTTTGAAGAGATTCATAGAAATGGAGCTATTCTTTACGGTATATATACATATATTCAAAAAACTATGGATAAAGATTATCTTGCACAGTATGGTTTAGAAGTACTCATTGCAGTTTCTCGTTTTTGGGCTCAAAGAGTTAACTACTCTAATGAGAAAAAACAGTACGTTATGCTTGGTGTAACAGGGCCTAACGAGTATGAAAACAATGTTAATAATAACTGGTATACAAATAAAATAGCCCAGTGGTCACTAAAATATACACTCGAATCTATAAAGTGGGTAAAGAACAATCATAAAAATCGATATCAAGAGATTATTAGCAAGATTAACTTTACAAGTGATGAAGTAAAAAAGTTTACTGAAGTTGCAAATAATATGTATTTCCCAGAAAAAGATGGAATATTTCTTCAACAGGATGGTTTTTTAGATAAAGATATAGTTAATGTAGATGATCTAAAACCAGAGGATAGACCTATAAACCAAAATTGGTCATGGGATAGAATACTTAGATCTTCCTGTATAAAACAGGCTGATGTATTACAAGGTATGTACTTTTTTGAAGATCAATTTACTACAGAAGAGCATTTAAAGAACTTTAAATTTTATGAACCACTTACAGTACATGAAAGTTCCCTATCTCCATGTGTTCATGGGATCCTTGCATCAAAACTTGGATTAGCAGACAAAGCTTATGAAATGTACCTTAGAACTGCTAGATTAGACCTGGATAACTATAATAACGATACCGAAGATGGTTGCCACATTACAAGTATGGCAGGGACATGGATGTCTATAGTTCATGGATTTGGAGGTCTTAGATATAAAGAGGGAGAGATGTTCCTATCCCCTACAATTCCTAATGCCTGGGACTCATATAATTTTAAAATTATAGATAAAAACTCCCCAATATCAGTTCATGTAAACAAGAAACATGTGACAATAGATGCTGAATTAGAGAGAGATATATTCATTAATAATAAAAAATATACAATAGGTCCAAAGGAAGTATTAAAAGTTAATCTATAG
- the metG gene encoding methionine--tRNA ligase, producing MKKRLVTSALPYVNNVPHLGNLIQVLSADVYARYCRSYGYETLYVCGTDEHGTATETKALQEGVTSRELCDKFHDIHVDIYNWFNINFDHFGRTSKPIHHEIVQDLFKKVDAAGYITEKTTTQLFCTKCDKFLADRFVKGTCPHCDSTSATGDQCEDCGKLLDPTDLIDPKCGTCGSTPESRDTTHLYLNLPGILPKLEEWMEKASIKGQWAKNAVAMTKSWIRDGLRERCITRDLKWGIQVPKEGFEDKVFYVWFDAPIGYVSITADKYDNWQEWWMNPDNVELFQFIGKDNIPFHTVIFPSTQLESGENWTMLHHMSSSEYLNYENGKFSKSKGVGVFGNDCKDTGIPADVWRFYIFYNRPEKTDTQFTWADFQEKVNSELIGNLSNLVNRTLTFADKFFDGKVPDAPVDEEFWATVKSREEEITSKFEMANLRETFKDIFHLSSIGNKAFQDGEPWRTKTEDPAAAAKLLKNLIYLVKDLAILIEPFIPETSAKILSFLGQEKLTWKDLGSLSGITEINKPTILFTKLEDKVIEGFREKYAGSQADRAKKELTLEEQFRDKIDLRAVKIVDVQDHPEADKLYVETVEVREGDHRTIVSGIKSYYTKEELIGKTVILAYNLKPANLRGVKSQGMLLAAEDKDKNVEVIFLDDAKPGERVVLDGENFDVYPYPKRIKIDTFFDIPLKVVDNIVMVGDTKLVCNGNPVLTKVVKNGDVG from the coding sequence ATGAAGAAGAGACTAGTAACATCAGCGTTACCATACGTTAATAATGTTCCCCATTTAGGGAATTTAATCCAAGTTTTATCCGCCGACGTTTACGCACGGTATTGTAGATCCTATGGCTATGAGACCCTATATGTTTGTGGTACAGATGAGCATGGAACAGCTACAGAGACAAAGGCACTTCAAGAGGGTGTTACATCTAGAGAACTTTGTGATAAGTTCCACGATATACATGTTGATATATACAATTGGTTCAATATTAATTTTGATCATTTTGGTAGGACATCAAAGCCTATTCACCATGAGATTGTTCAGGATCTATTTAAAAAAGTAGATGCTGCAGGATATATAACTGAGAAGACTACAACCCAACTTTTTTGTACTAAGTGTGATAAGTTTTTAGCAGATAGATTTGTAAAAGGAACCTGTCCCCACTGTGATTCTACAAGTGCTACAGGGGATCAGTGCGAGGATTGTGGAAAACTGTTAGATCCTACGGATCTAATTGATCCTAAATGCGGGACATGTGGCTCAACTCCAGAATCAAGGGATACAACCCATCTCTATTTAAATTTGCCAGGAATTCTTCCTAAACTTGAAGAGTGGATGGAGAAGGCTTCTATTAAAGGACAGTGGGCTAAAAATGCAGTTGCCATGACTAAGAGTTGGATTAGGGATGGTTTAAGAGAGAGATGTATTACAAGGGATCTTAAATGGGGTATACAGGTACCTAAAGAGGGCTTTGAAGATAAGGTTTTTTATGTCTGGTTTGATGCACCAATAGGTTATGTTTCTATAACAGCAGATAAGTATGATAACTGGCAAGAGTGGTGGATGAACCCTGATAATGTTGAATTGTTTCAATTTATTGGTAAGGATAATATTCCTTTCCACACAGTTATATTTCCATCAACTCAACTTGAAAGTGGTGAAAACTGGACAATGTTGCACCATATGTCATCCTCTGAGTATCTAAACTATGAAAATGGGAAATTCTCTAAAAGTAAGGGTGTTGGAGTTTTTGGTAATGATTGTAAGGATACAGGAATCCCAGCAGATGTATGGAGATTCTACATATTTTATAATAGACCCGAAAAGACTGATACCCAATTTACCTGGGCCGATTTCCAGGAAAAGGTAAATAGTGAGCTTATTGGTAACTTAAGTAACCTAGTAAATCGAACTTTAACTTTTGCTGATAAGTTTTTTGATGGAAAAGTTCCTGATGCTCCTGTAGATGAAGAGTTTTGGGCTACAGTTAAGAGTAGGGAAGAAGAGATCACTTCTAAGTTTGAAATGGCTAATTTACGAGAGACATTTAAGGATATATTCCATCTATCATCAATTGGGAATAAGGCTTTCCAGGATGGGGAACCTTGGAGAACTAAAACAGAGGATCCTGCAGCAGCTGCTAAGTTATTAAAAAACCTTATATATTTAGTAAAGGACTTAGCAATATTAATAGAGCCATTTATTCCAGAAACATCGGCTAAAATTTTATCCTTTTTAGGCCAAGAGAAATTAACCTGGAAGGATTTAGGATCACTTAGTGGTATAACAGAGATTAATAAACCAACTATACTTTTTACAAAATTAGAAGACAAGGTTATAGAAGGTTTTAGAGAGAAGTATGCAGGTTCCCAAGCCGATAGAGCAAAAAAAGAGTTAACACTAGAAGAGCAGTTTAGAGATAAAATAGACTTAAGAGCTGTTAAAATTGTAGATGTTCAGGATCACCCAGAAGCAGATAAGCTATATGTGGAGACTGTTGAAGTAAGGGAAGGGGATCATAGAACAATTGTCTCTGGAATTAAATCCTATTATACAAAGGAAGAGCTAATTGGAAAAACTGTTATATTAGCCTACAACTTAAAACCTGCCAATCTAAGAGGGGTTAAAAGTCAAGGTATGTTATTAGCCGCTGAGGATAAGGATAAAAATGTTGAGGTTATTTTCTTAGATGATGCTAAACCTGGGGAGAGAGTTGTTCTTGATGGAGAAAACTTTGATGTTTATCCATACCCTAAAAGAATAAAAATAGATACATTTTTTGATATACCTTTAAAGGTTGTAGATAATATTGTAATGGTTGGAGATACAAAGTTAGTTTGTAATGGTAATCCTGTACTTACTAAGGTTGTCAAAAATGGAGATGTAGGTTAA
- the hflK gene encoding FtsH protease activity modulator HflK — translation MSEQDVTNSIKMPNGRFITIIMVIVLALLVIVNSFYIVSPQEQAVVLNFGKFQSIEFSGAHFKIPFIQKVYKVNTKEVKTMTFGFIQQSGLDSTYQTDSAESLLLTGDSNILDIRWSIQYQITVPRDWLFNVDSNYVRDDRGQKIDNREKTIRDISLSVINQSIGNSSLNRIFEGDRTKLNIDALNEMNERLTNIGLGVTILKVQFETVAAPSGAVQEAFNDVTAATVERNRFIDEGNVYRSQQIPKIKGEAQRVKELADGYAIERVNLAKGDVAKFISIYAEYKKNPEITRKRMYYEMMEELSKTSSDIELIDKDLTNFIPFKSLNTQGGN, via the coding sequence ATGTCAGAACAAGATGTAACAAATAGCATTAAAATGCCTAACGGACGATTTATAACTATTATAATGGTTATAGTATTAGCTCTATTAGTAATAGTAAACAGCTTTTATATTGTATCCCCTCAGGAACAAGCAGTGGTTTTAAATTTTGGTAAATTTCAATCCATAGAGTTCTCAGGGGCGCATTTTAAGATTCCGTTTATACAAAAAGTTTATAAAGTTAATACAAAAGAAGTAAAAACAATGACATTTGGATTTATTCAACAATCAGGTTTAGATTCAACTTATCAAACAGACTCTGCAGAATCACTACTATTAACTGGGGACTCTAATATCCTAGATATTAGGTGGAGTATTCAGTATCAAATAACAGTTCCTAGGGATTGGTTATTCAATGTAGATAGTAACTATGTAAGGGATGATAGAGGCCAAAAAATAGATAATAGGGAGAAGACTATTAGGGATATAAGTCTCTCTGTAATTAACCAATCTATTGGTAACTCATCTTTAAATAGAATATTTGAAGGGGATAGAACCAAGCTAAATATCGATGCACTTAACGAGATGAATGAAAGACTTACTAATATTGGTCTAGGAGTAACTATTTTAAAGGTTCAATTTGAGACAGTTGCAGCTCCTTCTGGTGCAGTTCAGGAAGCTTTTAACGATGTTACAGCTGCTACAGTTGAAAGAAATAGATTTATTGACGAGGGTAATGTTTACAGAAGTCAACAGATCCCCAAAATTAAGGGTGAAGCACAACGGGTTAAAGAGCTAGCTGATGGTTATGCAATTGAGAGAGTTAATCTTGCAAAGGGTGATGTTGCCAAGTTTATATCAATTTATGCTGAGTATAAAAAGAACCCAGAGATAACTAGAAAACGTATGTATTATGAGATGATGGAAGAGTTATCTAAAACTTCATCTGACATAGAACTTATAGATAAAGACTTAACCAATTTTATACCGTTTAAAAGTCTTAATACCCAGGGAGGTAACTAA
- the hflC gene encoding protease modulator HflC, with the protein MPKKSTIRTLIILAVVVIIGLNSMFIVEEGYQAITVRFGKIVNTYTNAGVNFKAPFVDNAEVFPKKTLSWNNKPEDIITNDKEYLQVNVTARWKIIDPVKFYETNGSIQGSYSKLDNTLDPQIKTVIATNNRVEVVRSTNEMLNDGYKTSESKEISTGREEISNQIKEGVNPYFKEMGIEIIDIIFKKVRFSDKLTQSVYERMIKSRNVIAEEYRSSGEGEKQKIIGETDKDILRIRSEANAYAQVKKGEADAEAARIYSEAYKGESAEFYAFWRALESYKDTLPKFKKTFSTDMEYFQYLYSSK; encoded by the coding sequence ATGCCTAAAAAATCAACAATTAGAACACTTATCATATTAGCAGTAGTTGTAATAATAGGGTTAAACTCCATGTTTATTGTAGAAGAGGGTTACCAAGCTATAACTGTAAGATTTGGTAAAATTGTAAATACCTATACAAATGCAGGGGTTAACTTTAAAGCACCTTTTGTTGATAACGCTGAGGTTTTTCCTAAAAAGACACTCTCTTGGAATAATAAGCCAGAGGATATAATTACCAATGATAAAGAGTATTTACAGGTAAATGTAACAGCTAGATGGAAGATTATTGACCCAGTAAAGTTTTACGAAACAAATGGAAGTATCCAGGGTTCATACTCTAAACTAGATAATACTCTAGACCCACAAATTAAGACAGTTATTGCAACTAATAATAGGGTTGAAGTTGTAAGAAGTACAAACGAGATGTTAAATGATGGTTATAAAACTTCTGAATCTAAAGAGATATCAACAGGAAGAGAAGAAATTTCTAACCAGATCAAAGAGGGAGTTAACCCCTACTTTAAAGAGATGGGTATTGAGATAATTGATATTATTTTCAAAAAAGTAAGATTTAGTGATAAGTTAACTCAATCTGTATACGAGAGAATGATTAAGTCTAGAAATGTTATTGCTGAAGAGTACCGATCAAGTGGAGAGGGAGAAAAGCAAAAAATAATTGGTGAAACAGATAAGGATATTTTAAGAATTAGGTCAGAAGCAAATGCCTACGCCCAGGTTAAGAAGGGTGAAGCTGATGCAGAGGCTGCTAGAATTTATTCAGAAGCATATAAGGGAGAATCAGCTGAATTCTACGCCTTCTGGAGAGCTCTAGAGTCCTATAAAGATACACTACCAAAATTTAAAAAGACATTCTCTACAGATATGGAATATTTCCAATATCTATACTCATCTAAATAA
- a CDS encoding (2Fe-2S)-binding protein, translated as MTEEEIKDRYKKVCICRSVSKGTIKQAIKDGAKNVADVRRRTGATSGACKGSRCTATINDIIKEVIGN; from the coding sequence ATGACAGAAGAAGAAATTAAGGATAGATACAAAAAAGTATGTATATGCAGATCTGTTTCAAAGGGCACTATAAAACAAGCTATTAAAGATGGTGCTAAAAATGTAGCAGATGTTAGAAGAAGAACCGGAGCAACAAGTGGTGCTTGTAAGGGTAGCAGATGTACTGCTACTATTAACGATATAATTAAAGAGGTTATAGGAAACTAA
- a CDS encoding methyl-accepting chemotaxis protein — translation MKVQIKAHLIVSISSIIFILANTVIFVGVVHPRKEILDGLINSNLINLVILFLASNIILNPLIKSFKTNIPELKNNIDEYKKYIDKLGAVPLRSLAVFLFLTIGIIIYNSTSLQGRGLDKTTADAYAGLMIAIGMVSSSFIYVLFDKLVSLCLYTNGVNDYPAGLKSNRQQSKSIIIPVFISIMSILSTFFILYIALTNLPIGTINVIGFVVKATLPPLIIIFIFITALIVLWSTSTESLFNNINGRLNKMISDDKDLTTRITISSVDELGLISHRVNRFSDIIAEHMVETKKMFAVQNRHQEELSQSIVASTENVHEIDAKIDENINLVKENDKIVNLTLSTGRELIQSSSDVAVQVDVQTSNVTESSAAVEEMIASVKEVTKRTGIVKERTNELTLDFQEGQNKIQATINSVNSVVTLSKSLLDINKIISGIAARTNLLAMNAAIEAAHAGDAGRGFSVVASEIRNLAESTALQTKTSTENLNKVLEEINTSVTIAMDTGKTFEKMKSSLTVVENETYSIAEAMEEHDKANNEVLQQLTSTNDLALKLNDLSSKLTTQGQEMLDFLEQLEESSRKSMKNALDIKEYNEQVTQAMEDLNQLSVKTDETNKETLELVNSFKLE, via the coding sequence TTGAAAGTCCAAATAAAAGCACACTTAATCGTATCAATATCATCAATAATATTTATTCTAGCTAATACTGTTATTTTTGTAGGAGTTGTTCACCCTAGAAAAGAGATCCTTGATGGTTTAATAAATAGTAATTTAATTAATTTAGTAATTTTATTCCTAGCATCAAATATAATACTTAATCCATTAATTAAATCATTTAAAACTAATATTCCAGAACTTAAAAACAATATTGATGAATATAAAAAGTATATTGATAAACTTGGAGCTGTACCATTAAGATCTTTAGCAGTTTTTTTATTTTTAACTATTGGTATAATTATTTACAACTCTACATCTCTACAAGGCAGAGGTCTAGATAAAACTACAGCGGATGCCTACGCAGGTTTAATGATAGCAATTGGGATGGTCTCATCTTCATTTATATATGTGTTATTTGATAAATTAGTTTCCCTCTGTTTATATACTAATGGAGTAAATGACTATCCTGCGGGTTTAAAATCAAATAGGCAACAATCTAAAAGTATAATAATTCCAGTTTTTATCTCAATAATGTCCATATTATCAACATTCTTTATACTATATATCGCTTTAACAAACCTTCCAATTGGGACAATAAATGTTATAGGTTTTGTTGTTAAGGCAACCCTTCCCCCACTTATAATAATATTTATATTTATAACTGCATTAATAGTACTTTGGTCCACATCCACCGAATCACTATTTAACAATATAAATGGTAGACTAAATAAAATGATATCCGATGATAAGGATCTAACAACAAGAATAACAATATCATCTGTTGATGAACTTGGTCTAATTAGTCATAGAGTAAATAGATTCTCAGATATAATTGCTGAACATATGGTTGAGACTAAAAAGATGTTTGCAGTACAAAATCGCCATCAAGAAGAACTATCCCAAAGTATTGTTGCATCAACAGAGAATGTTCACGAAATTGATGCTAAAATAGATGAAAATATAAACCTAGTTAAAGAGAATGATAAAATTGTAAATCTTACTCTATCTACTGGTAGGGAGTTAATTCAAAGTAGTTCTGATGTAGCCGTACAGGTTGATGTACAGACGTCAAATGTAACCGAATCCTCAGCTGCTGTTGAAGAGATGATAGCATCGGTTAAAGAGGTTACCAAAAGAACTGGGATTGTAAAAGAGAGAACAAATGAGTTAACCCTAGATTTCCAGGAGGGACAAAACAAAATTCAGGCTACTATAAACTCTGTAAATAGTGTTGTTACCCTTTCTAAATCACTATTGGATATCAATAAAATTATTTCTGGTATTGCTGCAAGGACAAATTTACTAGCTATGAATGCCGCTATTGAAGCTGCCCACGCAGGTGATGCTGGCCGAGGTTTTAGTGTTGTAGCATCTGAGATTAGAAACCTAGCAGAAAGCACTGCTTTACAGACCAAAACCAGTACAGAGAATTTAAATAAGGTACTTGAGGAGATAAATACCTCTGTAACAATTGCAATGGATACAGGTAAAACATTTGAAAAGATGAAATCAAGTCTAACAGTAGTGGAAAATGAGACCTACTCAATTGCTGAAGCTATGGAAGAGCATGACAAGGCGAATAATGAGGTATTACAACAGTTAACAAGTACCAATGATTTAGCATTAAAACTAAACGATCTCTCATCTAAATTAACAACCCAGGGACAAGAGATGTTAGACTTTTTAGAGCAATTAGAGGAGTCTTCAAGGAAGTCTATGAAAAATGCATTGGATATAAAAGAGTACAATGAACAGGTTACCCAAGCTATGGAGGATTTAAATCAACTATCTGTTAAAACTGATGAGACAAATAAAGAGACTTTAGAATTAGTAAACTCATTTAAATTAGAATAA